Genomic DNA from Theobroma cacao cultivar B97-61/B2 chromosome 3, Criollo_cocoa_genome_V2, whole genome shotgun sequence:
GAAGGGAGAGTCTGTATTTCTAAAAACAAATGTGGTTAGTGAGAGTGAGAGAGGAGTATCCTTGATATAGTTGAGGGATCTGGGACTCATTTGGTTGACAGGAGAGGAAATGGAAGCTAGGAGGTCTGCTTGGTGATAATGTTGAATAAGTACATGAAAGATGTCCTGATACGATTAGCTCACAGCTAATTACTCGTTGGATCACATGTCTAAATACGGGATCAATTTTGGAGAGATGGACCATAATTGAAGGAATCACCTCAGCCGACCTTGGACCTTGCAAACTACGGTGGAAATGGGTGTAACACCATGCTTCTTGGTTCTTATTTGCATCCTTCATAGGTGTTATCAAAAGTTAGATGGCCCCGACTGAAACATCCAAAAGCCCATAAATCATCCAAGAAGTCCACAAGTGCGGGGCCATATTGGCCCGTTAGCACTACTTCCCCATTTGCCATTTTTCGGGGGGTAGGATAATTGTTCCTTTTTTTCGATAAACCCTCTCCTCCTCTCTCCGGTCTGCCCCCTTATCCTTTCACCTCCTCTTCTTAAACCCTCTCCTTTCTCCCTGTCTCCTCCTCAATTCTTCAACCAAAATGTCTGCTGTAACCAAACCCATATCCCTGGCAGACTCATTGTGCCTCGCCTCTCTCGCTTCCCTCTTCTCCACTTCTTCCAAAGCTCCGTCTCTCCTCTCACTCCCTCCAAAATCCATCAAGCTTTTCCTCTCATCTTCCCGGTCTCCATCCCTTTCAGCACTCAGAACAAAAACCCATTTCCCGTCTCTAGTTGCCTTGGTGGCCCAGACTTCAGATTGGGCCCAGcaagaggaagaaaatgaCACCACCATAACTATTGATGGGCAAGAGCAGCAAGTCCAGGAAGAAACTGAAAGTGAAGAAGGAGAATCAACGtgggaaaatgaagaaaatgatggGGCTGAAGCAAATTTGTCTGATTGGGATCCTGAGGAAAGTGAGGATGCAGTTTTTGAAGGACAGGGTGGTGATTCAGAAGAAGAGGACTCTATTCAACCTCCTGAGGAAGCTAAATTGTTTGTTGGGAATTTGCCTTATGATGTTGATAGTCAAAGTTTGGCTATGCTCTTTGAGAAAGCTGGAACCGTGGAAATCGCTGAGGTTAAGAGAAGTTTTctgttttaaaattaattttgggTCATAAAACTGTTGaaattttgcttattttgaTGAGATTTTTTCCTGGTTGCAGGTTATTTACAATAGGGAAACTGAGCAAAGTCGTGGCTTTGGGTTTGTAACTATGAGTTCCGTTGAGGAAGCTGAGAAGGCTGCTGAACTGTTTAATCGTTAtgtaaggtttttttttacttgttttggttagatttttCTATTGCTGGACTAATATCTTTGATAATAAATGAGGAAATTGGAATGTATAAGCATAATATATAATCTGTTATGTATCTATCTGAGCATTATGtagaaagataattata
This window encodes:
- the LOC18604996 gene encoding 28 kDa ribonucleoprotein, chloroplastic, with protein sequence MSAVTKPISLADSLCLASLASLFSTSSKAPSLLSLPPKSIKLFLSSSRSPSLSALRTKTHFPSLVALVAQTSDWAQQEEENDTTITIDGQEQQVQEETESEEGESTWENEENDGAEANLSDWDPEESEDAVFEGQGGDSEEEDSIQPPEEAKLFVGNLPYDVDSQSLAMLFEKAGTVEIAEVIYNRETEQSRGFGFVTMSSVEEAEKAAELFNRYDLNGRLLTVNKASPRGSRFDRPPRVYEPAFRIYVGNIPWDVDNARLEQVFSEHGKVVEARVVYDRETGRSRGFGFVTMSSETELNDAIAALDGQILEGRAIRVNVAEERPRRGF